The genomic region CTCGCTTCTCTTTCGCCAAGACGTTGCTCATCCGCGCGGTGGACCCGATCGGGCCCCGCGCTGTCAACGTCCCGGACGCGCTCCCTTCGACTGGCCGGTTTTCAGCCCGCCCTCACTGGCCGGTTTTAGGTGGCCACCGAGGGCATCTGCGAGGGGAACCGTGTCTTCGAAGCTCGGCCAGCTGCTGATCCAGGACGGGGCGATCACGCCCGAGCAGCTCGAGCTCGCGCTCGCCGAGCAGCGCAGGGTCGGCGGCAAGCTCGGAACGATCCTTACGTCGCTCGGCCTGGTGAGCGAGGACTCGATCGCGCGCTCTCTCGCGGCCCAGAGCGGGATCGAGCACGTCGACTTGCCCCGCGAGCACCCTTCGGCCGAGGTGCTCGAGCTGGTCCCGCAGAAGCTCGCGACCGAGTGCGACGTGCTGCCGCTCCGCGTCGAGCAGTCGGCGCTCGTGCTGGCGATGGCGAACCCGACCGACATCATCGCGATCGACCGCGTGCAGCGCGCGTCGGGGCTCTTCGTGCGCGCGGTCTCGGCGCCGCGCGGGCGGATCCGCCGCGCGATCGCCTCGTTCTACCGCAGCGGAATCGACGAGGAGCTCGAGGCCGCGATCGAAGAGGCGTCGCGCTCGGTCGGCGGCGAGACCGCGAGCGAGGCGGGCGTGATCGCGCTGGTCGAGCGGCTGCTGTCCTCGGCGATCGGCGAGGAGGCCACCGACGTGCACATGGAGCCCGACGAGAAAGTGCTCCGCGTGCGGCTGCGCGTGAACGGAGAGCTGCGCCGCGGGGCGACCCTGCCCGCCGCTCTGATGGCGGCGGTGGTCGCGCGAGTGAAGGTCATGGCGGGTCTCGACATCACCGAGACCCGGCTGCCCCAGGACGGCAAGATCCGCTTCGAGACCGACGGCAAGAAGATCGAGCTTCGCGTCTCGACCTTTCCGACCGTGCTCGGCGAGTCCGTGGTGCTGCGGATCCTCGACCCGTCGCGCGCGCAGCGGTCGCTCGAGTCCCTGGGCCTGTCCAAGCACGAGGTCGACGTGCTCGAACGAGCCGCGGCCCGGCCCAACGGCCTGATCCTGGTCACGGGTCCGACGGGCTCCGGCAAGACGACCACGCTCTACGGGCTGCTGCGCGCGGTCTCCACCAGCGAGCGCAAGACGATCACGCTCGAAGATCCGGTCGAGTACCAGATGCCGCTGGTCACGCAGTGCCAGATCAACGAGCGCGCCGGCCTCACGTTCCCGACCGGCTTGCGCTCGATCCTGCGCCACGATCCGGACGTGATCCTGGTCGGCGAGATGCGCGACGCCGAGACCGCCTCGATCGCGATCCGCGCCGCGCTCACCGGCCACCTGGTGCTCTCGACGCTGCACACCAACGACGCGGTGCGCTCGATCGCGCGGCTTCGCGACCTCGGCTTGCCCTCCTACCTGACCGCGAGCTGCCTGCTCGTCGTGGTGGCGCAGCGGCTGGTCCGGCTGCTCTGCCCCGACTGCCGCTACGCCTGCGAGCCGACCGCGCACGAGGTCGACGCGCTCGGGCTGGCGCCCTCCGACACGCTGTACCGCGCGAAGGGCTGTGATTCGTG from Deltaproteobacteria bacterium harbors:
- a CDS encoding type II secretion system protein GspE — translated: SLLFRQDVAHPRGGPDRAPRCQRPGRAPFDWPVFSPPSLAGFRWPPRASARGTVSSKLGQLLIQDGAITPEQLELALAEQRRVGGKLGTILTSLGLVSEDSIARSLAAQSGIEHVDLPREHPSAEVLELVPQKLATECDVLPLRVEQSALVLAMANPTDIIAIDRVQRASGLFVRAVSAPRGRIRRAIASFYRSGIDEELEAAIEEASRSVGGETASEAGVIALVERLLSSAIGEEATDVHMEPDEKVLRVRLRVNGELRRGATLPAALMAAVVARVKVMAGLDITETRLPQDGKIRFETDGKKIELRVSTFPTVLGESVVLRILDPSRAQRSLESLGLSKHEVDVLERAAARPNGLILVTGPTGSGKTTTLYGLLRAVSTSERKTITLEDPVEYQMPLVTQCQINERAGLTFPTGLRSILRHDPDVILVGEMRDAETASIAIRAALTGHLVLSTLHTNDAVRSIARLRDLGLPSYLTASCLLVVVAQRLVRLLCPDCRYACEPTAHEVDALGLAPSDTLYRAKGCDSCRGTGSRGRGALFEVLEVGPPIARLIGADADSDQIVATARAAGFESLRDAALRRARGGEISPEEVGRVTSGD